The following coding sequences are from one Deinococcus aerius window:
- a CDS encoding HD domain-containing phosphohydrolase, with translation MNPDDWAALGVLRELSGALLGARSGAQIEEVLTRLTVSLLGTRYALFLRYDPAQDSLRVTAEAGEHASELGVVLPRGQGLSWRAALAPEPVLHVRGDALPPETVRLPGSPTQSALFAPLRTPGGKLLGVLTAGRIAPDFSARDEALLVIFANSGTVTLERTFEAERAAAAREGALLALGLALEARDYETQGHTSRAVALAERLGRALGLGEEPLDALRQGAYLHDIGKLSVPDGVLLKPGPLTPAERALMRDHVLTGEALVRCIPAMSPEVLAVIRSHHERWDGTGYPDGLRGEEIPFLARIFALVDVFDALTHARPYHAARPVAEALDIIRAEAGRHFDPGVVAAFLGLMEGQPEPVERSFRG, from the coding sequence GTGAACCCGGACGACTGGGCCGCACTCGGCGTGCTGCGCGAACTCAGCGGGGCGCTGCTGGGGGCGCGGTCGGGCGCGCAGATCGAGGAGGTCCTGACCCGGCTCACGGTCAGCCTGCTGGGCACCCGTTACGCGCTGTTCCTGCGCTACGACCCCGCGCAGGACTCGCTGCGGGTGACCGCGGAGGCGGGCGAGCACGCCTCGGAACTCGGTGTGGTTCTGCCGCGCGGTCAGGGCCTCTCGTGGCGGGCGGCCCTGGCGCCGGAGCCCGTCTTGCATGTCCGCGGCGACGCGCTGCCGCCCGAGACCGTGCGCCTGCCCGGCTCGCCGACCCAGTCGGCCCTGTTCGCGCCGCTGCGCACGCCGGGGGGCAAGCTGCTGGGCGTGCTCACGGCGGGCCGGATCGCGCCCGACTTCAGCGCGCGGGACGAGGCGCTGCTCGTCATCTTCGCCAACTCCGGGACCGTCACGCTGGAGCGCACCTTCGAGGCCGAGCGGGCCGCCGCCGCGCGCGAGGGGGCGCTGCTCGCCCTGGGGCTGGCGCTGGAGGCCCGCGACTACGAGACGCAGGGCCACACCAGCCGGGCCGTGGCGCTCGCCGAGCGGCTGGGCCGCGCCCTGGGGCTGGGCGAGGAGCCGCTGGACGCGCTGCGCCAGGGGGCGTACCTGCACGACATCGGCAAGCTCAGCGTGCCCGACGGGGTGCTGCTCAAGCCGGGACCCCTCACCCCCGCCGAGCGGGCGCTCATGCGCGACCATGTCCTCACCGGCGAGGCGCTCGTGCGCTGCATCCCCGCCATGTCGCCCGAGGTCCTCGCCGTGATCCGCTCGCACCACGAACGCTGGGACGGCACCGGCTACCCCGACGGGCTGCGGGGCGAAGAGATCCCCTTCCTGGCCCGCATCTTCGCCCTGGTGGACGTGTTCGACGCCCTGACCCACGCGCGGCCCTACCACGCCGCCCGCCCCGTGGCCGAGGCGCTGGACATCATTCGCGCCGAGGCCGGGCGGCATTTCGACCCGGGGGTGGTCGCCGCCTTCCTAGGCCTGATGGAGGGGCAGCCGGAGCCGGTGGAACGTTCCTTCCGGGGGTGA
- a CDS encoding precorrin-2 dehydrogenase/sirohydrochlorin ferrochelatase family protein, producing the protein MSLAAFLDLRGERALVVGGGPVALRRVRTLLEAGLRVTVVAPELHPDLLGLPVRAERRPYQPGDIRDARVVVAATNSAAVNDAVTADARVAGVLVNHAGDAARGTLRFPAVVRRGGMQVAVTTGRELPLLARALGERVAALLPDEAAVNAWAGRRERALSLAPAERERELAGLRADIRAALGLVAGGAA; encoded by the coding sequence GTGAGTTTGGCGGCGTTTCTCGATCTGCGGGGCGAGCGGGCCCTGGTGGTGGGCGGCGGCCCGGTCGCCCTGCGCCGGGTGCGGACCCTGCTGGAGGCGGGCCTGCGCGTGACGGTCGTGGCCCCGGAGCTGCACCCCGACCTCCTGGGCCTGCCCGTGCGGGCCGAGCGGCGGCCCTACCAGCCGGGGGACATCCGGGATGCGCGCGTGGTTGTCGCCGCCACGAACAGCGCCGCCGTGAACGACGCCGTCACGGCGGATGCCCGGGTCGCAGGCGTTCTGGTCAACCACGCGGGCGACGCGGCGAGGGGCACCCTGCGCTTTCCGGCGGTTGTCCGGCGCGGCGGGATGCAGGTGGCCGTCACGACGGGGCGCGAGTTGCCCCTGCTCGCGCGGGCCCTGGGCGAGCGCGTCGCGGCGCTGCTGCCCGACGAGGCTGCCGTGAACGCCTGGGCCGGGCGGCGCGAGCGGGCGCTGAGCCTGGCCCCCGCCGAGCGCGAGCGCGAACTCGCGGGGCTGCGCGCCGACATCCGCGCGGCGCTGGGCCTCGTCGCCGGGGGGGCCGCGTGA
- a CDS encoding isoprenyl transferase, whose amino-acid sequence MTRKPLKLAVRTAKKTRDAARGALLWGYEQRLAREVKAHARLPRHLGLILDGNRRFARAAGVERELGYEFGIDKAHEVLQWCLELGIPAVTIWVLSTDNIARDPDEVRHLMGLFDREARNLARDPRIHANRVRVRAIGQHHGFPGNVLEALGELEAKTAGYDGMLLNIAVGYGGREEIVDAVKQHLAEQAAAGRTLEDVTEALKPEHVSAHLYTAGMPDPDFIIRTSGEIRLSGFMLWQSVYSEFYFCDVYWPGFRRVDFLRALRDFQGRERRFGK is encoded by the coding sequence ATGACCCGCAAGCCCCTCAAGCTCGCCGTCCGCACCGCGAAAAAAACGCGCGACGCGGCCCGCGGCGCCTTGCTGTGGGGCTACGAGCAACGCCTCGCCCGCGAGGTCAAAGCCCACGCGCGGCTGCCCCGCCACCTGGGCCTGATCCTCGACGGCAACCGCCGCTTCGCCCGGGCCGCGGGCGTCGAGCGCGAATTGGGCTACGAGTTCGGCATCGACAAGGCCCACGAGGTCCTCCAGTGGTGCCTGGAACTCGGCATCCCGGCGGTGACGATCTGGGTCCTCTCGACCGACAACATCGCCCGCGACCCGGACGAGGTGCGGCACCTCATGGGCCTCTTCGACCGCGAGGCGCGCAACCTCGCCCGCGACCCGCGCATCCACGCCAACCGGGTGCGGGTGCGCGCCATCGGGCAGCACCACGGCTTTCCGGGCAACGTGCTCGAGGCCCTGGGAGAACTGGAGGCCAAGACCGCCGGGTACGACGGGATGCTGCTCAACATCGCCGTGGGCTACGGGGGCCGCGAGGAGATCGTGGACGCGGTCAAGCAGCACCTCGCCGAGCAGGCGGCGGCGGGGAGGACGCTGGAGGACGTGACCGAGGCGCTGAAGCCGGAACACGTCAGCGCGCACCTGTACACGGCGGGGATGCCAGACCCCGACTTCATCATCCGCACGAGCGGCGAAATTCGGCTCTCGGGCTTCATGCTGTGGCAGAGCGTGTATTCCGAGTTCTACTTCTGCGACGTGTACTGGCCGGGTTTCCGGCGGGTGGATTTCCTGCGGGCCCTGCGCGACTTCCAGGGCCGGGAGCGGCGGTTCGGGAAGTAG
- the hemA gene encoding glutamyl-tRNA reductase, which yields MTLACPTARAFLAGPSILPPAPLDFAVVGLNHQTAPVEVRERAAVRAGEEAAILSHLALHAREVMLLATCNRTEVYLAGIEGDPVSAFQGAWGHALEGHLYVHRGDAAVAHLYRVAAGLDSLVIGETQIQGQVKRAWQEAHTRGLSGTLLNKVAQGALAAGKRVRSETGLSDKVVSVSSAAVELAQAALGDLTRRTALILGAGETAELTLTHLRAAGVRDVIVVNRTEARARQLADRLGGRACAAEYLHEVLPEADVVIASSAAPHYVLNGAGVEAALAGRPGRPMFLIDISVPRILAPDLADVPGAHLYNLDDLTAIVSRNLQSRRAALPRAEAIIREAVSDLARWYLTREARISRQERQLALASD from the coding sequence GTGACGCTCGCCTGCCCGACCGCCCGTGCCTTCCTCGCGGGGCCGAGCATCCTGCCCCCCGCGCCGCTCGACTTCGCCGTGGTCGGCCTCAACCACCAGACCGCCCCGGTCGAGGTCCGTGAGCGCGCCGCCGTCCGCGCCGGGGAGGAGGCGGCCATCCTCTCGCATCTGGCCCTCCACGCGCGCGAAGTCATGCTGCTCGCCACCTGCAACCGCACCGAGGTGTACCTCGCGGGGATAGAGGGGGACCCGGTCAGCGCCTTCCAGGGCGCCTGGGGTCACGCATTGGAGGGCCACCTGTACGTCCACCGGGGCGACGCGGCCGTCGCGCACCTGTACCGCGTGGCGGCGGGGCTCGACAGCCTGGTGATCGGCGAGACGCAGATTCAGGGCCAGGTCAAGCGCGCCTGGCAGGAGGCCCACACCCGGGGCCTGTCGGGCACACTGCTCAACAAGGTCGCCCAGGGCGCCCTCGCCGCCGGGAAGCGCGTCCGCAGCGAGACGGGCCTGAGTGACAAGGTGGTCAGCGTGTCGAGCGCCGCCGTCGAACTCGCCCAGGCCGCGCTCGGTGACCTCACGCGCCGCACGGCCCTTATCCTCGGGGCGGGCGAGACGGCCGAGCTGACGCTGACCCACCTGCGGGCGGCGGGCGTGCGCGACGTGATCGTGGTCAACCGCACCGAGGCGCGCGCGCGGCAGCTCGCCGACAGGCTGGGGGGCCGCGCCTGCGCCGCCGAGTACCTGCACGAGGTGCTGCCCGAGGCCGACGTGGTGATCGCGTCGAGCGCCGCGCCCCACTACGTCCTGAATGGGGCGGGGGTCGAGGCGGCCCTGGCCGGTCGTCCCGGGCGCCCCATGTTCCTGATCGACATCAGCGTGCCGCGCATCCTGGCCCCCGACCTCGCCGACGTGCCCGGCGCGCACCTCTACAACCTCGACGACCTCACCGCCATCGTGAGCCGCAACCTGCAAAGCCGCCGCGCGGCCCTCCCCCGCGCTGAGGCGATCATCCGCGAGGCCGTTTCCGATCTCGCCCGCTGGTACCTGACCCGCGAGGCGCGGATAAGCCGTCAGGAGCGGCAGTTGGCGCTGGCGAGCGACTGA
- the mutY gene encoding A/G-specific adenine glycosylase — MTLSPADLPAVRGALLAWFDRAGRPLPWRVGPEGGRDPYRVWVSEVLLQQTQVARGQVYFERFMTAFPTVQALADAPIEAVLKAWEGCGYYARARNLHRAAGVIVREGMPTTYEGWRALPGVGPYTAAAVASLACGEARAVNDGNVRRVLARLHGERQPTQTWVQARADELFDPARPGAFNEAVMDLGATTCTPKTPKCGECPLQAWCTAFASGYPAAFPAPKERAAVREIHAVALLLGDAREAVLERREGSLLGGLMGLPNEVVREGETPEKALARLAERLGASVTGELGTVTHTMTHRHLNLTVYGGLGGPPRSRVSDAALSRLDHKALGLWERRQDSLFAGA, encoded by the coding sequence GTGACCCTCTCCCCCGCCGACCTGCCCGCCGTGCGCGGGGCGCTGCTCGCGTGGTTCGACCGCGCCGGGCGCCCGCTGCCGTGGCGGGTGGGGCCGGAGGGCGGGCGCGATCCCTACCGGGTGTGGGTGTCGGAGGTGCTGCTCCAGCAGACGCAGGTGGCGCGCGGACAGGTGTATTTCGAGCGGTTCATGACTGCCTTTCCCACCGTGCAGGCGTTGGCGGACGCGCCCATCGAGGCCGTGTTGAAAGCCTGGGAAGGCTGCGGCTACTACGCGCGGGCCCGCAACCTGCACCGGGCGGCGGGCGTGATCGTGCGGGAGGGAATGCCCACGACCTACGAAGGCTGGCGGGCGCTGCCGGGCGTGGGGCCGTATACGGCGGCGGCGGTGGCGAGCCTCGCCTGCGGGGAGGCCCGGGCGGTGAACGACGGGAACGTGCGGCGCGTGCTGGCAAGGCTGCACGGCGAGCGGCAACCGACCCAAACCTGGGTCCAGGCGCGGGCCGACGAACTCTTCGACCCCGCCCGCCCCGGTGCCTTCAACGAGGCGGTAATGGATCTCGGGGCGACGACCTGCACGCCCAAGACCCCGAAGTGTGGCGAGTGCCCGCTGCAGGCGTGGTGCACGGCCTTCGCCTCCGGTTATCCGGCAGCCTTTCCCGCCCCCAAGGAGCGAGCGGCGGTGCGCGAAATCCACGCCGTCGCCCTGCTGCTCGGCGACGCCCGCGAGGCCGTCCTCGAACGCCGCGAGGGTAGTCTGCTGGGAGGCTTGATGGGCCTGCCCAACGAGGTCGTCCGCGAGGGCGAGACGCCTGAAAAGGCCCTTGCCCGGCTGGCCGAACGTCTGGGCGCGAGCGTGACGGGCGAACTTGGCACCGTCACCCACACCATGACCCACCGCCACCTGAACCTGACGGTATACGGCGGCCTGGGTGGACCGCCCCGCTCCCGCGTGTCCGACGCCGCCCTCTCGCGGCTGGACCACAAGGCGCTGGGGCTGTGGGAGAGGCGGCAAGACTCGTTGTTCGCGGGGGCGTGA
- the cobA gene encoding uroporphyrinogen-III C-methyltransferase has protein sequence MSAQTSPRTSRPFVSLIGAGPGDPGLLTLRGAEALRQADVVLFDYLANPELLRHCPDAETIYVGKKGFSEYISQEQINALIVQKAREGGGKRVARLKGGDVFVFGRGGEEAEACVAAGIEFEIVPGVTSAIAAPAYAGIPVTHREAARSFAVLTGNTKEGGAHYERLSGVDTLVLLMGVRNLGEISADLIAAGRDPQTPAATIQWGTTPQQRVATGTLATIAGAVREAGLEAPAVTVVGEVARLRDTLRWFDAPPQGPLAGRTVAVTRTRDGASALADLLRARGASVLEVPLIRFAPGRAPGRVEEALHDFGGWLLLTSNQAVRALFEFLTERDLDARALSGMRLAAVGPSTARTLAEHGLRADFVPSTPGARHLAAELPARPGEVALHLTSQVAEDELERGLTARGVRYGRAELYRTEPAILDEGALARLRAADVVTLASGSAARHLAALAGTDLTVAAMGPQTADAAREAGFSRVTVAREATLEALADAAAQAALEREGAPSSGR, from the coding sequence ATGAGTGCCCAGACCTCGCCCCGGACCTCCCGCCCGTTCGTGTCCCTGATCGGCGCGGGGCCGGGCGATCCGGGCCTGCTCACCCTGCGCGGGGCCGAGGCGCTGCGGCAGGCCGACGTGGTGCTGTTCGACTACCTCGCCAACCCCGAGCTGCTGCGCCACTGCCCGGACGCCGAGACGATCTACGTGGGCAAGAAGGGCTTTTCGGAGTACATCTCGCAGGAGCAGATCAACGCCCTGATCGTGCAGAAGGCGCGCGAGGGCGGCGGGAAGCGGGTCGCTCGGCTCAAGGGCGGCGACGTGTTCGTGTTCGGGCGCGGCGGCGAGGAGGCCGAGGCGTGCGTCGCGGCGGGCATCGAGTTCGAGATCGTTCCCGGCGTCACGAGCGCCATCGCCGCCCCCGCCTACGCCGGGATTCCGGTCACCCACCGCGAGGCGGCGCGGAGTTTTGCGGTGCTCACCGGGAATACCAAGGAGGGTGGGGCGCACTACGAGCGGCTGTCCGGGGTGGACACGCTGGTACTCCTGATGGGCGTGCGGAACCTGGGCGAGATCAGCGCCGACCTGATCGCCGCCGGGCGGGACCCGCAGACTCCGGCCGCGACCATTCAGTGGGGCACCACGCCGCAGCAGCGGGTGGCGACGGGCACGCTCGCCACCATCGCCGGGGCCGTGCGCGAGGCCGGGCTGGAGGCGCCCGCCGTGACCGTCGTGGGCGAGGTTGCCCGGCTGCGGGACACCCTGCGCTGGTTTGACGCCCCGCCCCAGGGTCCCCTGGCGGGCCGCACGGTCGCCGTCACCCGCACGCGGGACGGGGCGAGCGCGCTGGCTGACCTGCTGCGCGCGCGGGGCGCCTCGGTGCTGGAGGTCCCCCTGATCCGCTTCGCCCCCGGCCGCGCCCCCGGGCGGGTGGAGGAGGCGCTGCACGACTTCGGCGGCTGGCTCCTCCTGACGAGCAATCAGGCGGTCCGGGCGCTGTTCGAGTTCCTGACGGAGCGGGACCTGGACGCCCGGGCGCTCTCCGGGATGAGGCTGGCCGCCGTCGGCCCCAGCACGGCCCGGACGCTGGCCGAGCATGGGCTGCGGGCCGACTTCGTGCCCTCCACCCCCGGCGCGCGGCACCTCGCCGCCGAATTGCCCGCCCGGCCCGGCGAGGTCGCCCTGCACCTCACCAGCCAGGTTGCCGAGGACGAGCTGGAGCGCGGGCTCACGGCGAGGGGCGTGCGGTACGGGCGCGCGGAACTCTACCGCACCGAACCCGCGATATTGGACGAGGGGGCGCTCGCGCGGCTGCGGGCGGCGGACGTGGTGACCCTCGCCTCGGGGAGCGCGGCCCGGCACCTCGCGGCGCTGGCGGGGACGGACCTCACGGTCGCCGCGATGGGGCCGCAGACGGCGGACGCGGCGCGGGAGGCGGGCTTTTCCCGGGTGACCGTCGCTCGGGAGGCCACCCTGGAGGCGCTGGCCGATGCCGCCGCGCAGGCGGCGCTGGAACGGGAGGGTGCCCCCTCTTCTGGCCGCTGA